The Aquila chrysaetos chrysaetos chromosome 7, bAquChr1.4, whole genome shotgun sequence DNA segment TCCTTTTATCAAGGTTCCAGGACTATTGAAAGGCACATTTCACCCATGATGAACGACAGCTGAGTTCATGGACACGTACAATGCTCACATTTCATGGCAAAAAGACCCCATAATGATGGTACGTTGTGAAACATATATTCCAGACTTCAGTTAAACACTAAAGTGATTATTTTAAGTGTATCATGTACATAATAAGAGCGGAACAGGCAGATGCATCCAATTACTGTAATTTACAAGGCAGTAATTCAAGCCCCaatttatttctccttattGGAGGAAGGCGGTACAGATAACGAGCAAAACGAGGGGCAGCGAATTGACAGGGAGCCAGGAAGCTGCTGCCATTTGGGAAATAACAGCTAGCACCTGCTGCAAGTCGGAGGGGCTTTAACTTCGCTAATTCATTTCACCCTGCTTTAACAGCAAACGTCTGGGCTGGATGGGATGCTCTTGGGCCAGGAAGTAACCGAGAGCCGCGCCATGGCCGTGCCGCACCAACGCAGGCACCCTGCAGAACAGATAAGCGCAGATGTTTGCTCAGTAGCGGGCAGAATAAAGTCCACTCGCGCTTCCTCTCTCGCCGCTTAGTGAGCTGCTTCATGCTAATTACCTCTTTTCATCCAGCTCGTGGTTAAGTTTCATGTTGCGATGATTAATAATTaatcaaatgcatttgaaaattaatttggcaATTCTACATCTGATTGGCATGCTAATCTCTTCTGTGCAGTGGGGATGTTATGGGAATAACCTCAGATATTCTGAGCTGCTAACTGAGATGAATACATAAGGGCATTTATTATCTCCAGtggtaaaaaataaagcagcaagtgGAAACGAATGCATTCTCCAAGGCCTCTTTGCCTTTTGGGAAAGGTGTGATCTGCATTTTGCCTCCGCTGTATTAGGAATATACCATCGATATTATCATGTCCAATCAAAACAAATGGAcaaggaaaaggcaaatttgAAAAACGCCCCCACAgttgatttatttctgtttagctGGTAGCAACTGCTATAGATTTGATGCGTGAATTATggtactgaaaagaaaaatcacaagaaCAACTATTGACCTTTCCAGCTGTCCATGCCACTTCTCTCCAAAAGTAACACTCATCTggtaaaagggaagaagagggagtATGCAGCTTCCACTGGAAGTGTGGTCCCCACTACTTTTGAATTAGTAGTCCCTTTTTATAGGCAAACAGCCCCGCAGCAGCCACAGAGGTGAAACACACGGTAGAGCTAAGCAGGCACAGCAGTCCCGGCACGGACGGCAGGTTCCTCTCCCAGAAGCTGGTGGTGAATGGTCGGGCTGGGACATcctgggggagagaggagatggTACCACCGCAAGGTAGTGGTACCGCGTGAGCGGGGAGGTGACAAACATCCCCCACTAGTCTGGGGAGATCACAGGTTTTTCCCGAGGACCAGactgggggggaaggagggtcACGGCTGTGAAATGCGTATTTTCTGTCATCCCAAACAGCCACAGGACAGTGAAGGCGGAGTTACTTGTGACTGGAAGGAGGTTATATTTGGCTTAAAATTATGGCCTAGGACTGGGCAGAACCAAGCTGATTTCCTGCATTTTGTAGTCCCCTACACTCCGAGGTCTTGGCCATTCACCCCTCAGACAGGGGTGACAATATTCCTTGGACAGGTCAAAAAAATGAATACCATCAGCATGTGAGGTAACCAAAACCTTGCCCGGGGGCAGGTCCCATAGGAATCGCCAAAGCAGGGACCACAGCCTGACTGAGGGGTGCGCGCCTGACCAGGTGACAACGAGAAAGTCTGGCTTACCTTCGACTCTGGCTCTGGCATCCAAATTTCATTCTCTGAGATCCTCCCCATACTGTGCAAtatctagaagaaaaaattgtttgtaCCAcgtgagaaaaattaaaacccacaCTACGTTCAGttttagaaaagcagagcaagtcAGAGCAAGGTGACATCGATAAAAGGCTTTATGACTACCTGAAAGTGCTTTGAACCAGAAAATGTATAGTGATTTCTCTGTTTATGAcagcaaagagagaagaaggaggCAGTTTTGGTAGTTTGTGTAAATATATGACAGCTGGTCATCAAATGGTCGTGTGCCTACCCAGTGTTTTAAGGATAAAAGGACAGTTTCACAGAGTCATTTGTAAAAAGTAGGACTTCACTCAGAAATCCACACAAACTACAGCTTCTccagatgtttattttaaatttttttctgagtacaagtaaaaatgctttttcacatgATAGTTTGAGAAACAGCAAAGTGAGGTTACCACCACACACTCGGGACGCAAAGCCTGTTAGGAAAGATGCCGCTTGGATCACAAACTAGAAAGAGGAGAGATACAACTCTGGGGCTTTCAAAGCATAGAATTACGAAGTTATCTCTTGGCTAATCAGGCAGTACAAAGCTCATCAAGGATTTTTCTTGAGAATAAACTGATTATAACAATCACGGCGGTTCTTGGGGCAAATGAATGTCTCCAGAAGAGACACCTAACCATCTTTGTAACTACTCCTCACAGgcatggagaaaagaaaagagaaattaggtGACTTGAAACAAAGCAAGTAATGAGGATTATAAGGCAAATATGATGTTCTGTCAAATGGAAGCAAAGGGCTGATCTTCCCTTAAATAACAGCTCCATGGCTCTGCTATACAGCTGTTGTAACTGTAATGTACACCCTTTaatgggttttttccctccctccagaCTGTTGTAAAGGGATTTCACTGTGACTGGGAATCCAGCCCAATGCGTGTCATTCTGAGGAGATTTAGACATTATCAGAGCCGCCCATTATGAATTCATAAAGCCAAGCTAACCGTACTTTCTCgtaaaaggagaagcagaagggatAGATCAAAAAAGAGAACAATGCTCAGATTTCCAGATTGCTGCATAGGAAATAGCTGTGAGCATTTGTAATgacttaaattacttttaaaacatacagtGATTAATTTGTTAGAAATTGTGGTAGTATATCTAAGGGCAGCATCAGATTGGAGGTTATTTTCCTCTAGACATTAGGTATACAGCATGAGCTTCGTTTTAAGTCTCCAGTGCAGCAACACACTGTTTAATGTTCTGATTTGTGTGAGATTCTTGGCTTCACTTTATTCAATAATAAACTAagtaaagttgtttttttttaaaaaaaggctttggtTCACATCCTTTTCTGGGATTCTTCCCCACCAATTCTAGGAGCCTCTGCACAACTACAGGGTGTGATGCACGAAATCAGACCCTCCAAGCTGTACTTAAtcctttttaaccttttaacAGAGATGTTGAAAGCAAACCAACAGTCTGTACCTCTCTGGCTGCTCTCTCTCCTGCCTGTACAGCCCCCTCCATGTATCCACTCCATTGGGTAGCTGTCTCCGTGCCAGCAAAGTAGATTCTGTCAATGGGCTGGCGAATGATCCTTCAAAACAAATGGAGAATGTCAGATGACAAGTAACAGGAAGGCGATGATCCTTCTAAAAGCAATTTATGGGCTTTGATGGAGCGCTCAACTTCAGTTCTCCAGAATTCCTGCAGACCTGGGCTGGGGAGCATGGTGCAATAAGCTGTCCCCGCACGACCACCTACTTGCTTCTGTACACAAAAATGAAGatctgagagagagaaaatgtaagGCATAAATCAGCGTGCCCAGCTTCTGTGCAAAATAATACGAGCCTTATTTTAGTGCTGGAATAAGGGATAATCCTAACAGCCTCCAGCAATGCAGTGCAGCTGATGATAGATTTATGTTATCCTGCCATTACAATGGGATATGAATGATGTTTTTGCGGTGGCGGGTCACTAATACCAGCTTCTGTTTGGAGGCTGGAGTTGCTGCCTGCAAGTCCTGCCAAAAGGGGATGGCAGCTGAAGGCCTTAGCATTCAGGGAGTTGCATTCACCCCGCAGGGTCACATAAGCCGGGCCCTCCAGCCGTGCAAAGCTGCACAAGCATCCCGGTCAACCCAGTCATAGGTAATGAGCTCCCTTTCCCATAGAGAGATGTGCTTGCTCTAAGGGCTCCCATCTAACCCCCGATTAGGTTTTCCCTGTCTGCCTGACACCATCTCACCCATCACTACCCAAGAGTTCAGGTATATTACGACAGAAGAGTCTGTGCACGAGATGACTTCTTCTCACACGTATCTTGGCACAGAGGCAGGGTGTAACTCTGTGATGGACGTGCTAAGGAGCTCATGCTGCGATGTGCTACGTGGTTTGTCTGGTCTTTGAGTATGGATACAAGATTTGTCTGGCTGTTCCTATTACATGCTGAACTGTGCCTTCCACACACTTTTCAGTGATATACCTAGTATTCATCACTATTATCTATGGGAGAAGCGAATGAGTTTTCATGTAAGGGTTTTGTGTCTTCCCCTCGCGATGTGACTCAATGGGCTTCACCAGAACCTGACGCTCCACCTACACAGTCAGTGGAGACTCTTCATCTGTCCAAGATGTGTGCCCTCAAGGTCTCAGAAAGCATTAAAGGGATCTATTGCAAATACTGTGTAGCAGCAACTACTGTAAGTAACCAACTTAGTGGGGAAAGGTTTTGTGGCTCTAGCGGGTGCCTTTATCACTGTGTTTGGTTTCCTTGAAAGTCACAAGAGAAACTCTGCtcttactgaagtcaatagcAAGATCCTTCTtagctggggagcaggggaatGGAAAGAGGGTTGGAGTTCCCCTAATATGCTACATATGCCATAAGTTTGTTCCATAAGGTATATCATTGTACACAAGctaagaaatgtaaattaaaaagcaaagcattctCTGGTTTACCTTCCATAAGAATACATTATGCCTGGTGGGAAGTAGGCTGTGTAACAACCCCCTGAATATTGCTCCGTGCTCCAGTTCTTTTCTTCATAATGCACAGGCTGTAAGTATTAGCAAACATTAGAGAGTGAAACAGTGGCagagaaactggaaataaaaaacaaatttcctttgaagagggaaaaaacaggcTAAGGATACATGTCATCTGGCTAACACTATCCATCTGCACAAAACAAATCTTTGCACTTTTACAGAAGCACTAGCCTCCCATGGGGAAATGACAGGACAAATAAAACCATGCGCTGCCTCCTCTTTTCTTGTAAAGAGTGAGACTGGCAGCTCTTCTCTTCCTGTACTAgatgctgctgccctcccctTGGGAGCACAGATTGCATGGCACAATGTGCAATTTTAGGTACACATTTTAGGTACCAGGAATTTTGGCTTCATCCTCCAGAACAAAGGAGCAACATTACTGTACAACAGGGGTGAAAACAGGCATTCATTTCTTACATGTAAAGCCTCTTCCATCCCCATTGCCTTGGCATATGCCTCACAGATCTTCTTCTTcctatatgaaaataaaatcagagtcagaaaaaaaaaaaaaggtggaaaaaaacctctcagcTATTGCTcttcttataaaaaaaatcacatttattgCAATACATTGGAAAGAAAGTTgggtttggctttgtttttaagtCTGATTTCAAGTTCTTATCTTAACATACATATTTCAAATGCTGAAGCCTAAATGTGACATCCAAAATGGACCCCGGGAACGGGAAATGAAGGTTGATTTTGGCAATGagctctgaaaaaataaatctttgtacAGTTATTTTAGGATGCAGAGCCAATTCATTCTCATGTTCACTGGTGTAAGACCAGAAGAGAAGCAATATAAATCAATGAAATCCCTACAGATTTACTATAGCTGAGAACAAAATATGATCTGGAGAATACTACTCACGTTCCTAAGCAGAACTCCTCTTTCACTTGCATGTGTACCAAAAATCACATTTAGAAAGTACTGTTTGTTCATTTCACAGACTAATGGAGAAACTATACTGTTGTAAACACAGGGGATTAAAAATTTTGTTACCCAGTCTAAATGGGAAGGACACCCAAAACTATGCATGTCAGCACTTCCTATATCCCTGGGGTGAAGCATCATTCAGTGGGGATGCAGTCTGGAAATGTCTTCGGAAAAATCTTCCCAGTTCACATAGAGACACAGAGCTGATAAGTCATAACACGGAAGAGTGGGCAGGACTTGGAAACTCAGAAATATCCATAACTGGATGGATATTATCATTAGTGTCTCGGCCTGTTTATGCTAAAAGCTCAATTTTTGCCCCAATTTCCAGTATTGGTAGTTGCACTGAGCATGTGTATCcatgcatatgcacacacatacccACACATATATTCTTGTGGGGAAGCATCCCAGAGaatcaatttatttctgaaatagttgCAGTTTCTGAACTCTTACCTCTCTTCCTTACTGAGATGGGCCAGTTTAACAGCCTTTCTGGTAAGgatgaaactgaaaagaaaaatagagcaTATAAGTATCACGCAGTGTCAGCACCCCAGCTGATTTGCAAGCTCTTGCTTGCAATGACTCTAAAAAAAGATGGGCAAAGCACTTTACCAGTATGTAATAGGCTTGGCATTTTTTCATCATACCTCATCACTTAATAATTACAGGTCACACGGGTGAAAAGGCCTGTGCCTGGTACCCTGGGGAGTTAAGTGAAAGGGAGAGCATGCATTCCCGGGGGGGAGGTGCAGAGGACTGCCTGGCAGCTACCAGATGAGAAAGTTGCGGATTGCAAGCGTATTTTCAAAGCTGCCAGCACTGGCCTCATTTTGCTCTGTGGGAATGAACTCTCCATCCCCACTGACTCAGGAGAGCAAAATTATACCCAAAGCGGGCAGAGAGATGACAGTGTCCAGCAAACTAGCGTGCGCTGCCTACCCTCTTATACCTAGGTCTTACCCAAAAGGACTGAGACCCCACGTTTTCTTGAGCTTTTGAAGTCTCGCAGACAGCTGGCCATACCACTGCCCATGTCATTTGGTGTTAGTAAGTGAGGGGAGCCTGCTGCTCTGACAAGCACTGCCCAGTGTCATGGACCAGTCCTGTAAGAACTGGGACCAATATTTATTCAGCTTGAAGGAAATAGATTTGGTGATTAGTTCATCTGACCTTAGTGGAGATACTCGGGGGATGACGTATGTTCCTGCACTCTTTTAGAAAGTTGCACAAACCCAcaaggagaaagcaggaaaatgtttgCCACATGGGGTTTGGAGGAGGCTTATTGCTCTCAGGTCATGGAAGTTTTTAAGCCTTGAACATGCCCATAAATATGTACAGTTCAGTAGAAGTGGCAAGCTTTCCTTGCCAGATACTTAAGGAGTAGTTGCCTGACATTTATATTGCCCTTTTTTTGGCAGTCTCACCTCAGATTACAGTGGAAACATTTGTAAAGATTGTTTGTTCATATTGGCTTAAcctattttaaaagtcagtcaGTGCTGTTACATATTTTCCCATCTGTTTGTCCAAACTACAACTTTTCTACTTGGCAGTTTCTTCCGAATCCCGATTTCTTCACTGcacagctgctgccctgctgaACCACCAGCTGATATTCATTGTCCTGCCTCAGCTCAACAGGGAGAGGAGGCAAATGAGGATTTCTTGGACaactacattttcattttggctgAGGCACTAAATACAAGGCCCAACATAAGCCGAATACAGGCTTGCAAAGCTAGGTAagaaagtgatttatttctaaatctACTCTACAGCAAAAAAACATTAACTGAATGGTTAAAATTAACTACAGCTAAATTCAGCAACTCCTTTCCAACCATCTGCTTTGTATTAGGCTATTTGTAGCAGGGGCTTGTCAGAAGTGCCTTCCTCCATCTATGAAGACTGTAGGAGTGGGCACCACTGATGTAACCTGGCcatttcccctcttcctcctccttccactccctcatacaaaaagaaatacacagctATAAGTATGGGCTAGAAGCTTTTAACCCCATAATGGCAGGGAAAGATCCATCAGGTTTTGTGTCATCTATGGTTATTCCAATTGGAGACTCTTCATCCTCAATGATGAAGGAACCGCAATAACCtaagggggggaaagaaaacaaaacgaTTGTCAGAGAAACTTGTTCATGATCATTGTTTCTGATAGTAATGAGCAAGGAAAATTATCCATAAAAAGAATTGTACAGTAATTTCTTTGTCACCAATAATACCTACGTGTCTGAAGTGTTTTTGTAATagtctctctcctctcttccttctgaCTCTGTGAAATTTAGTACACAGACTTATAAAAGTCatatttaaattccatttttacttAGCAAGGAATTTCTGTGGATTGTTGCAAGTCCCTTTGGCTTTCTATATTGGGGgcaataaagattaaaaataaacgGATCTAGCAAGAACTGTGATGGTTCATTCCATGAGTAACTTTGgccaaaacaacagcagcaacaaaacccaGTGTAATTATATCTGGTCACTGCGGGCTCAAATTTATACCCTGTATTGATTTTCCTGACAATAAGACTGTCAGGAATGGTGTCCCATAACAGTAATGCAGCAGAAACACGGGCCATCTAATCTAACATCATATCAGTATGTGTTTCAGATGAACACGCAAAAAATCCCATATAGATAACAATGTATAAACCTGCCTACATTTCTTTCTAAGCCCAATGGCCGGTTTATGCTCTGAAACATGCAAGATTATATTATTTTGATTAAGAAATATTCTTGGCCAGTGCAACTCTCAGCATCATTACATAGGAAGTGAAAACTAATCTGTTCATACAAATAGTTCTGGAAATGGTATCAGTTAAAGCTGAGAAACACATGATGTTGCAGcacatggaaaaaatatcttgAGTTAAACAAAAGGCTAACCTACTTTTTCCAGTCCTCTGAGGTATCAGGTCTGTAGAACAGAGGATTAAGAACAGGGAAAGGTCTTGCTTACACCTTAAGCTCTCCTTGTCATTTGCTGTCAATTCTCTTTGGCTGCCCTAACACTGTCCCtggcagggagaagcagggacctgctgctgcagggtcaCTGCTTCTGTGCATTGCAGGTTTCATCAATGCTTCCCAGGGAAACCTTGCTTGTTCTCTCAGTCATCCCTCCTCAGCTAGCAGCAATGAGATTCAGGATCCTATTTGGGTCTGGACTCATCTTTGGGACAAGGCATGCACTCAAGCTTGGAGGAAGAGCTCTCCTTTCTAAGGGGCTTTAcctttcacttttctgtgtgtttggttttggagtTTTGCATATTTACCACCCCCTGCCTTGGATTTATTCCCTGATAGACAGCAGAGCTTCAAAATTCATGTAGCATGGGAGTCCCAAGTCCTTCACTTTCCCCACATACCTTTTCTCTCCCAGAAGGCTTCCCTGTAGTACACCATGCATTTTATGACACACCCCATAGGCAAACGCTGAATTAACTGGTTTCTCTTTGGCGGCAGTTCTGGTTTGTAATGAATCTTCGTTGTCAGGATTGGAGGGATAGCACTGATCACATACTTGCCCTGAAATGTAAAACGCAGTCAGTACAGACAAGGTGCTGCCTCTCACTGAGCTCGCCCCGCAGGACACGTTTCAAAGATGCACTTACTAGTTGTTAACAGCTTTCCCACACCTGACTCTGCTACTTGGCTTTCCCACACAGATATTTCCAGGTgaccaaaaaaaatctgccatttcagaaaaaggagTTGGGAAAAACATGTTGTTTTGTGGTTAGATAAGCAACACCGATGGTGATTTCAGCATTCCTGAACACGCTGCATGCCTCTCGCAGGTCCTGTGTCTGACTGGAGCGGTGAAGGACGCTCTGCTTCAGGGCTCAGGGTGACACTATATCACAATGGACGCTGCTGCTCTCAGGCATTCTCGTACTGGTGGGGCCGCTGCGTGCAGGAAGCCCATCTCCTCCGACTGGCCTGTCATTCAGCCAGCATGGAGGGAGAAGCCAGTGGTTTAACTCCGGGGTTTAAAAATCCCTAGGGAGGGAGAGAGTCTCTCCTCCATGACATCCTTAGACCGGCTTCAGTGCCAAACAgtcccttccctttctgctaGCTTTCCCTAAATATCCTCCAAACACTGTCACTGGTGAGAAAGGGGTCTTGCAGACCGCAACAGTCCTGCACAGACCCCTGCGGCAGGCAGGGCTCTGCACACAGAAGGGAGCTGCCGCCCCGTGGGTGCCACTGAGGGTGATCACATACTGATGGAGCATTTCACAATACCACTGCAGAGAGGCTAAATCCAACTAAAGgcatttgaaatgtctttttttgttgttctgcaAACCACAAACTTAGATACGAAAAAGAACgttatttctcctttctttgaaaTGGTCTCAATGCAGaactaaaatgtaaaaatatataatcacagaaaaagttgaggcagaaaaggcagagTAATGACACAAACCAACTAGCAGAACACCAAGAAGAGACCCTGtcataaataaatctgtaaagCCGGTTTCACAAAGTGTCAGCGTAGTCCGAGAAATAGACACACAAATGAGTACTTCCTGATTACATCTGGCTAAGAGCTACAGCAGATGTATTCCCCCACTAAATGCATACTCCACTTTTATTCTGATCAAATTACCTCATATATCTCATGGTTTAGAGTCTCCACAATGACATTATCACCTGTCTGATCAATACGGACCACAGTTCTCTCCAGTTTAACTCTGCCTTTGAGGCGTTCCATTATTTTCTCCGATATCTGACCAGAACCCCCTTTAAACTTCCTCtcctaaaaaacaaacagaaaagaaacacaaacaaaaaatcaccaGCATTAATCACAATGACATTGAATATGACTTCTGCTCATAATCAAGAAACTCCAGGCCAAATCTGAAAGTCCTAAGGGTGCATAAAGAGACCCAGACTTTCAGAAGAACGAAGGCATAAACCTGAGGCTCAGTGGGGATTGCTGCCTAACCCACTTTTGCAATGCCTTCCTCAATTAGCTGGCTTAAAAACTCCTGAAGCCTAGAGAACAAACACATATAATGCAGGTATTCTAGCTAGTATAAACACATCACTTCATTAAAAAGAGGTTTTGAGTATTTTACCCATCACTGTGCTACCAAAACCCTCGTGTGACAAAGACACCAACTCATGTCTGTACAGCAAAAACCTGCACCAGCCCGGAAGCAAAACAGATCTTTAACTGGGTCTGGCCTCAAATGCAGCAGGCAATGAGCTTTATCTGTCGCTGGGAAGACACAAAGACATTGCTGTCTGGAAAAAAGCACAATCTGTGGCACGTATTTCCTTGCGATGTCTGTGCAGAGGCTCAGGGGAAGCACTAACCCTCCTTTATCTACCAGCCACCAGTGTTATATCAAGCAGCTCACTTTTACATATAGGATGCTGGTACTAGCAGGGGGGAAAGGATCTACAGCGTCTTGTGCTGAAAGTCTGAAGTGGCTGCCTGAAGAAGTTTTGTAAGACTCGTCACGGCTGCTAAGTCAGAAACCCTTAGTGTTTTTGCTCAACTGATTTTGACtggggtgaggggagagggaaggatggTAGAAACCAAGACAGCTTGCCCCATCCGgccacaaagaaaaagaagtgctCCTCCCAGACTAGCTTTCCCCTCTCCACATGTCTTGTTTAGCTACAAGTATCCCGggattaattttaattcttgctGCAATGCCTAGCAGTTGCTGACATGGGACAACAAAAGTGGCTGAGGGGCTCCTAAGGAAGAAGGCTCTTAGGTCTTGCCCCTACCTCGGGGCAGCATTAGCTCTACTTAGATCCTTCCTGACACATGGTTGTCTTTTCTTACCCCAATGGACAGATGTTGATGGAGACTTTGCATCTCTCCAGGCAACTTCTCTTAATGTCTCCCTATCCCGCCACACTTGGAAGGGTGTGGTACTCTCTCCACTTTTGCTTTTGGTAGCTTAAGTCTGAAATGCTACACACGCTTTCTGAGGCTGAGTTAACTGAGGTAGAAGGCCAGTAAAGGGTGCCGACATACCACATCCAAATTACTTTGAcagctccctctcccctttttctgaaacttcatCCAGAACAATCACAGGAAAACCATGCTGttctgcaggcagccaggcacCTGCCATGACCAAGGCGAGAAACAATCTGAAGTAGCTCATGAAACATGCTGCCATGTGAGCTGTCCCAAGAAGGAAGGGCCTTTTGCTATCTACTTCGAACTCTTGTCATCAGAGGCTTCAACATCAAAAACCCCTTATTTCACTCTGAAGTACACTTGAAGTACAAAAAAGTACTTCAAGTGgccaaaaagcaacaaaacgGCAACAAACGGACTATGCTGAAGtgaatgcagggaaaaaaaaatattaaattgtcCCAATTTATCCCAAAGCCTAGGTAATAAAATTCCTCATTGTACAGAGGTAGCCAAGAGGGCTGTTCCACCCCATGAGAAGGTGATTGTCTCCAGTGCTACATGCACTTGGTGTTTTGTCCTCTTTGTGTTAATTGCAGGGCTTTGATGGGTACCACACTCCACTTGCTCTTTATGGTTtcaagagaggaggaagaatatGAGACATTTTGTACCTGGCCCCCATTGGTGATAGAGAAaatcctggctgtgcccccacATTGCCTCACGTACCACAGGAACCAGAGCGCGGAGACTTCATGAGGCTCAGATGTAACGTTGACATTC contains these protein-coding regions:
- the LOC115343904 gene encoding amine oxidase [flavin-containing] A-like — its product is MERAAGTGSSAMAEKYDVVVVGGGISGLSAAKLLSESGVSVVVLEARNRVGGRTFTIRNNQVNYVDVGGSYVGPTQNRILRLAKELGIETYKVNVEGDIIHYKAGKSCYFTGISPSTWNPLVYLDYNNFWRTMDKLGKEIPLEAPWDAPHAEEWDKMTMQELINKICWTKAAKEFATFFVNVNVTSEPHEVSALWFLWYVRQCGGTARIFSITNGGQERKFKGGSGQISEKIMERLKGRVKLERTVVRIDQTGDNVIVETLNHEIYEGKYVISAIPPILTTKIHYKPELPPKRNQLIQRLPMGCVIKCMVYYREAFWERKGYCGSFIIEDEESPIGITIDDTKPDGSFPAIMGFILTRKAVKLAHLSKEERKKKICEAYAKAMGMEEALHPVHYEEKNWSTEQYSGGCYTAYFPPGIMYSYGRIIRQPIDRIYFAGTETATQWSGYMEGAVQAGERAAREILHSMGRISENEIWMPEPESKDVPARPFTTSFWERNLPSVPGLLCLLSSTVCFTSVAAAGLFAYKKGLLIQK